A genomic stretch from Leishmania donovani BPK282A1 complete genome, chromosome 36 includes:
- a CDS encoding ribosomal protein L29, putative, with protein sequence MAKSKNHTNHNQSSKNHRNGIKGPMPLHLHNSKRGSWLPALVNARRVRKHNQKAALKKRRERIAAFAAKN encoded by the coding sequence ATGGCCAAGTCGAAGAACCACACGAACCACAACCAGTCGAGCAAGAACCACCGCAATGGGATCAAGGGCCCTATGCCCCTGCATCTCCACAATTCCAAGCGTGGTAGCTGGCTCCCTGCGTTGGTGAACGCCCGCCGCGTGCGCAAGCACAACCagaaggcggcgctgaagaagcgcCGCGAGCGCATCGCTGCGTTTGCCGCCAAGAACTAA
- a CDS encoding short chain dehydrogenase-like protein, with amino-acid sequence MSRVAFAALLSLAVALLSRHVYRRVNRQRLQAGAVALITGGGSGLGMELAKIFAVSHCEIVLVGRNEAALKTAAQVCREAGAPRVEYIQADISKVEGTDRVRSEYARLYKDTARSLAPPLKYLVLNAGAGAIAPFTAEPAFEQMCHAMMSINYFANVRLLQAFLPQLTQNHSSSSPSRIVVMSSLAGVLPSILRSAYTASKHAIQGFMNALRGETAVRITLCCPGYVDTDFHSRVLTNDGKPLRGNQRRGVSPAVCARQCMDGVLCDDAEIVMTTGGKLAYRLRPFLTGIIDVLVKRKSLQSLEHH; translated from the coding sequence ATGTCTCGCGTTGCtttcgctgctcttctctccctcgctgtgGCGCTTCTCAGCCGCCATGTGTACCGCCGAGTCAACCGGCAGCGACTGCAGGCAGGCGCCGTCGCTCtcatcaccggcggcggctccggGCTGGGGATGGAGCTGGCCAAGATCTTCGCCGTCTCTCACTGCGAAATTGTGCTGGTGGGCCGcaacgaggcggcgctgaagacagcggcgcaggtgtgcaGGGAGGCAGGAGCACCGCGGGTCGAGTACATCCAAGCAGACATCAGCAAGGTGGAGGGCACCGATCGCGTTCGCAGCGAGTACGCTCGCCTCTACAAGGACACGGCGAGGAGTCTGGCCCCCCCTCTCAAGTACCTTGTGCTCAACGCCGGAGCAGGCGCCATTGCCCCTTTCACGGCAGAGCCCGCCTTTGAGCAAATGTGTCATGCCATGATGAGCATCAACTACTTCGCGAACGTGCGATTGCTGCAGGCCTTCCTTCCGCAGCTCACGCAGAATCACTCTTCGAGCTCGCCCAGTCGCATCGTTGTCATGTCCTCTCTTGCTGGTGTGCTGCCGTCCATCTTGCGCAGTGCGTATACAGCGTCGAAGCACGCCATTCAGGGCTTTATGAACGCGCTGCGTGgtgagacggcggtgcgcatcACGCTCTGCTGCCCCGGCTACGTGGACACGGACTTCCACAGTCGCGTGTTGACAAACGACGGCAAGCCTCTGAGAGGCAATCAGCGTCGCGGCGTCTCACccgctgtgtgcgcgcgccagTGCATGGACGGCGTCTTGTGTGACGATGCCGAGATTGTCATGACGACGGGCGGGAAGCTCGCCTATCGCCTGCGGCCCTTCCTGACGGGAATCATCGATGTGCTGGTGAAGCGCAAGAGCCTCCAGTCTCTGGAACACCACTGA
- a CDS encoding vacuolar protein sorting-associated protein-like protein: MLRDELPPEKGQQSFSLLSRILRSIDGCKLEIVLDDKTEEDKIKVVDIYDKVSERFPLYSWKEPVKGRVVVTPTGSSYSHQGVVVELIGVASTFREVESRVVFLRQERQFEPDTLNQPTPFEFIFSAPKEHESYHGIYARVRYFVQATVKQRIKSPSVKAEVWVHRVDAALSESQPDASAHMNYFRETCFGPESIAMNVGVDNVLHIEFRYDKKIFHLAERVLGKVEYKVADMDIAYGEVGLVRKEFLAPGQTGETMESETLQKFEVMDGTPIVEEVVPIRLYLKSVPRLTPSYMNVENLFSVRYFLNLVLVNQEGKRYFKQQEIQLYRRTGQERPPTSFNSGLPVKHASGDVDTKGGWSA; the protein is encoded by the coding sequence ATGCTTCGCGACGAGCTGCCGCCAGAGAAGGGGCAGCAGAGCTTCTCTTTATTGAGTCGAATCCTGCGCAGCATCGACGGCTGCAAGCTCGAAATCGTGCTGGATGACAAaacggaggaggacaagaTCAAGGTAGTGGACATCTACGACAAGGTAAGCGAGCGCTTCCCGCTCTACTCGTGGAAGGAGCCTGTCAAGGGACGCGTGGTGGTGACGCCGACCGGCTCTTCCTACTCGCATCAgggtgtggtggtggagctGATCGGCGTGGCAAGCACGTTTCGTGAAGTCGAATCGCGCGTTGTCTTCCTCAGGCAGGAGCGCCAGTTCGAGCCAGACACGCTGAATCAGCCGACGCCGTTCGAGTTCATTTTCTCCGCACCAAAGGAGCATGAGTCGTACCACGGCATCTACGCCAGAGTCAGGTACTTCGTACAGGCGACGGTCAAGCAACGCATCAAGAGCCCCAGCGTGAAGGCGGAGGTGTGGGTGCACCGCGTCGACGCGGCGCTCAGCGAGTCGCAGCCTGATGCCTCGGCGCACATGAACTACTTCCGCGAGACGTGCTTCGGTCCTGAGTCTATCGCGATGAACGTTGGCGTGGACAACGTGCTTCATATTGAATTCCGCTACGATAAGAAAATCTTCCACTTGGCGGAGCGGGTGCTGGGCAAGGTCGAGTACAAGGTAGCAGACATGGACATCGCGTACGGCGAGGTGGGGTTAGTGCGTAAAGAGTTCCTCGCGCCTGGCCAGACAGGCGAGACGATGGAGTCGGAGACGCTGCAGAAGTTCGAGGTCATGGATGGCACCCCTATTGTGGAAGAAGTGGTCCCCATCCGCCTCTACCTCAAGTCGGTGCCGCGCCTCACGCCGTCGTATATGAACGTTGAGAATCTCTTTAGTGTGCGCTACTTTCTCAACCTGGTGCTGGTGAATCAAGAGGGGAAGCGGTATTTCAAGCAGCAAGAAATCCAGCTGTACCGCCGCACGGGGCAGGAGCGGCCACCCACCTCTTTCAACTCGGGCCTACCAGTGAAGCATGCTTCGGGTGACGTGGATACGAAAGGCGGATGGAGTGCGTGA